The DNA window ACCCAAGCCTTTGTGATAATAGGTCCAGTCATTAACAGAGGATATTTTTATAGAACCACCGGATAAATGCCGACGGGCGTACAGCTTTACTATATGGCCGAAGATAACCCATAACGTCAGGCGTTATTCAAAGACTATCACATAAAATGGAGGAGATATTACATGATTAAGGAAATTACTGTGCAGGAGCTTAACACTGAGAGATTCATCGATGAGAAGGTCAAAGAGATCAAGGAAGCTGTCGGGGACGGAACTGCAATCAACGCCCTTTCGGGAGGCGTCGATTCGTCTACTGTTACGATGCTCGGGCACCGAGCCCTGAGAAATAGTCTTAAGACCGTCTTTGTCGAAAACGGTCTCATGCGCGAGGGAGAGCCCGAACAGGTAGCGGGTTTTTTCCGAAAACTCGGCGTCACGGTCGAAATAGTCGATGCGCGCGAAGAGTTCTTTGCCGCACTTAAGGGAATCACGGACCCGGAAGAGAAGCGCGAGGCTATTACCCAGACCTTCTATCGAAACGTATTCGGACGCATCGTCAGGGAAAGCGGTGCGAAGCATCTTCTCCAGGGGACTATCCTGACCGATGTCGATGAAACAATCGCAGGGATCAAGCGGCAGCATAATGTCTTCGAACAGCTCGGTATCGACACTCAGAAGGCTTTCGGTTACCGTATCATTGAACCGCTCGTTCAGCTTCGTAAGGACGGCGTCCGAAAGGTAGGAGAGGCCCTCGGGCTTCCGATCGAGCTATTCGACCGCATCCCGTTTCCGGGACCGGCGCTTTCGGCGCGGGTGATCGGTGAGGTGACGCCGGAGCGCATTGACACCGTCCGTAAGGCAACTGTCGTCGTTGAGAGGTTGCTCAAGGGAACCGGTGCATTCCAGTACATGGCGATCCTTCATGAAGACCGTGTGACCGGCATGCGTGACGGCAAACGCGATTTTGGTCAGCAGATCGAGGTGCGCTGCTGGGAGAGCATTGACGCCCGTATTGCGACACCGACGCGGCTTTCGTTTGAAATTCTTGAGAAGCTTGCCCAGGATATTATCCGTGAGGTGCCCGGCATCGTCAGCGTCACGTACAATATAGCTTCGAAGCCACCCTCAACGATTGAGGCGGTCTGACGGTAG is part of the Deltaproteobacteria bacterium genome and encodes:
- a CDS encoding ExsB family transcriptional regulator — translated: MIKEITVQELNTERFIDEKVKEIKEAVGDGTAINALSGGVDSSTVTMLGHRALRNSLKTVFVENGLMREGEPEQVAGFFRKLGVTVEIVDAREEFFAALKGITDPEEKREAITQTFYRNVFGRIVRESGAKHLLQGTILTDVDETIAGIKRQHNVFEQLGIDTQKAFGYRIIEPLVQLRKDGVRKVGEALGLPIELFDRIPFPGPALSARVIGEVTPERIDTVRKATVVVERLLKGTGAFQYMAILHEDRVTGMRDGKRDFGQQIEVRCWESIDARIATPTRLSFEILEKLAQDIIREVPGIVSVTYNIASKPPSTIEAV